The DNA sequence GTTGACGTCCGCGAGAACCGTGCTGATCCGTTCGGTCAGCTGTTCGCGGTCGAGGTCGGCGAGGTGCGTTTGGCCGAGCTCCTCGAAGTGGCGTCCGATGCGCCGGGTCGGGCTGAGTGCTGAGGCGGGGTCTTGGGAGACGAACGCGACCTCCGACCCCCGGAGCGCCCGCAGCTCGCGGTCCGAAAGATCGAAGATGTTCCTGCCCCGAATGCGGATCTCGCCGCCGGTGACCTGCGCACCCGGGCGAAGGTGTCCGAGCACGGTGGTGCCGATGGTGGTCTTGCCGCTGCCGGATTCACCGACGAGTGCGACGATCTCGCCGGCGTCGGCCGTCAGTGAGACTCCGTGCAGGATCTCCCTGCCCGAGAGGAGTTCGACTCGGAGGTCGTCGATTTCCAGGACGGCGCTCATCAAGACTCCTTGTCGGTGCGGGCGGTCTGCGGCGGCCGGAAGCCGGTTCTGCGGATCAGGCCGGGAGCCCGGCCTGTGCGAACGCCGGAGACGCTGCGGCTGACACCCTCGCCGAGGGTGTTCGTCGCCAGGGTGAAGAGGGCGATCATCAGCACGGGAGCCAGCGCAGCCCACGGCTGAAGGGTGAGCCCGGAACGGTTCTCGTTGACCATCAGTCCCCAGTCCGCGAGCGGGGCCTGGACACCGAACCCCAGAAAGCTCAGCCCTGCGATAGCGCCGATCGACCAGGTGAGAACGGCGCCGGTCTGCACGATGAGCGGGGTGGCGATGTTGGGGAGGACGTCCCGCAGCAGGATGCGCCACCGGGGTACTCCCATCATCTCGACCGCCTCGACGTACTCCTGCGTGACCGTGTCGAGCGTCACACTGCGTACCAGACGGCCGACGACCGGACTCCAGCCGATCGCGACCAGCACGACGATGAGGAACTGACTCTGGCCGAGGAGTGAGACGAAGAGCAGCACGAACACGATCGAGGGGAACGCGAGCAGGACGTCCATGATCCACACGATGACGGCGTCGACCCGTCCCGACGAGTAGCCGGCGATCAGACCGAGAACGGCACCGAGGAGGACGCCGATGAGAGTCGCTGCCGCTGACATCCAGACGACAGTGAAGCCGCCTGCCAGAACGCGCGAGTAGACGTCGGCGCCGAGGTAGTCGGTCCCGAGGATGGAGCCGGCGCCTGGGGCTTGGAAGGGGCCCCCGACGATCTCGGTCGGATCGTGCGGGGCGATGAAGGGGCCGACGACCGCGACGAGCACGATGAGGAGTGTGCCGATCGACCCGATGACGAACTGGAGGTTCAGCCATCGCGGCCGCTGCCGGCCGCTCGGAGGAGGGGTCACGACCTCGGTGTAGGAGGTGACGGGAGGGGCTTCTCGAGCAGCCATGTTCAGCTCCGTGTTCTCAGCTTCGGCGTGAGCAGAACTGTCACCACGTCGGCCAGCAGGTTGAAGAGGACCACGCCGGCAGCGAAGACGAGCGTGACCGCTTGGATCACGGGGAGGTCGCGCTGCGCGACCGCAGCGTTGAGGGCTCCACCGAGTCCCGGATAGTTGAAGACGTACTCGACGACCACGACTCCGCCGAGCAGGTAGCCGAGCATCATCGCGGTCCCCTGCGCTGCCGGTACCACCGCGTTCGGCACGGCGTGGCGCCAGATCACCGTGCGCTCCGGCAACCCACGAAGCCGAGCCATCGAGACGTAATCGGAATCGAGGATGTCGATCATCGATGCGCGCACCAGACGTGCCAGGAATGGCACAGTCGCCAGCAGAAGGGTGATGACCGGA is a window from the Leifsonia shinshuensis genome containing:
- a CDS encoding ABC transporter permease, producing the protein MAAREAPPVTSYTEVVTPPPSGRQRPRWLNLQFVIGSIGTLLIVLVAVVGPFIAPHDPTEIVGGPFQAPGAGSILGTDYLGADVYSRVLAGGFTVVWMSAAATLIGVLLGAVLGLIAGYSSGRVDAVIVWIMDVLLAFPSIVFVLLFVSLLGQSQFLIVVLVAIGWSPVVGRLVRSVTLDTVTQEYVEAVEMMGVPRWRILLRDVLPNIATPLIVQTGAVLTWSIGAIAGLSFLGFGVQAPLADWGLMVNENRSGLTLQPWAALAPVLMIALFTLATNTLGEGVSRSVSGVRTGRAPGLIRRTGFRPPQTARTDKES